TAATGTAGCACTGCAGTAAGATAATGCACCAAAGCTTTCTTAAAGTCCATTTTTCTTTCAAGAAGTATTACGAATATATGGTTTCTTCTTATGCGTTGCTCCAAATTTAGCAAAAAATATCCAAAGATAATGCAATCCCTACCTGACCCTGAAACAGAAGATGATACAAGAAAACCACAAGCTTCTCTTTAATGGCAAATACTAAAAAGTTccctcctttcttcttctttgttcTCTTCTGCTGCATCTTCTCCACATCAAGTTCCAAGTTTTTACCAGGTAACACATTTGAATCAATCTTCTGTTAAAAAaccatgtctttttttttttttttttttttttttgtggggtttcttgattttgtgttttttttCCTTATGAAAATTGTTTTGCAGAGATAAAAGTGCAGCAAGACAAAGATGAGCCATATGTGGGAGTGAACATAGGTACAGATGTTTCCAATTTGCTTTCACCTGCAGACTTGGTTGCTTTTCTGCAATTACAGAAGATAACACACATAAGGCTTTATGATGCTGACCCTGATATACTCAAAGCTCTAGCCAAGACTAAAATCAGAGTGATTATCAGTGTACCTAATAACCAAATTATTGCAATTGGTTCCTCCAATACTACTGCAGCTGCCTGGATTGGGCGCAATGTGGCAGCTTATTACCCTCAAACTCTTATCACAGCTATTGCAGTTGGGGATGAAATATTGACCACTGTGCCAACTTCATCTCCTTTGCTCATGCCAGCAATTGAGTCACTTTATAGTGCTTTAGTGGCTGCAAATTTGCATACCCAAATCAAGATTTCAACCCCAAATGCTGCTTCCATTATTCTTGACCCTTTTCCACCTTCCCAGGCTTTTTTCAATCAGTCTATGAGCTCAGTTATTTCTAAATTATTGCAGTTTTTGTCAAGGACACAGTCACCTTTGATGATGAATTTGTACCCTTACTATGTGTTTATGCAGAATAAAGGGGTTGTTCCAATAGACAACTCTCTTTTCAAGCCCTTGACACCTTCTAAAGAGATGGTGGATCCTAATACTTTGCTTCATTACACCAATGTGTTTGATGCAATGATTGATTCAGTCTATTTTTCCATGAAAAATCTCAATGTTACAGATGTAGCAGTTCTTGTTACTGAGTCAGGATGGCCTTCAAAGGGTGATTCTAAAGAGCCTTATGCTACAATTGACAATGCTGATACTTATAACTCCAATTTAATAAAGCATACAATTGATCGTAGTGGTACACCATTGCATCCGGAAATTACTTCTAGTGTGTACATATATGAGTTATTCAATGAGGATTTGAGGTCACCCCCTGTGTCTGAAGCGCATTGGGGGCTGTTCCATGGGAATTCAACGCCCGTTTACTTGCTTCATGTGTCTGGAAGTGGTACATTCTTGGCTAATGATACTACTAACCAAACATATTGCATAGCTATGGATGGGATTGATAAGAAGACTTTGCAGGCTGCTTTAGATTGGGCTTGTGGACCGGGGAGGGCAAATTGCTCCGAAATTCAGCCAGGGGAGAGTTGTTATCTGCCTAATGATGTGAAGAACCATGCTTCATATGCATTTGATAGCTATTATCAGAAGGAAGGGTCATCTCCTCCTTCTTGTGACTTCAAGGGAGTGGCCATGATCACCACAACTGATCCAAGTAAGTCTATCATAACCTCAGTCTCTATATAAGTCTATTATAACCTCAGTCTCTATATATTTCAAGAAAGATTAGTTCAATGCACTAAAAATGAAGTCTTGAAGTTCTAGTTGTGGATTTATGAGTTACAATTAGTTATTCATTGCCAGGGGATTTAAATTTGGTCACCAACAATGTTATGTTCAACATTTTGGTGTAAAATATTTTATGAACCATCAAAAACAGAATGTTTAATAGCCTTTTTAGGTTGATGCAATGATACATTGACACTGTAATTATAAATGTCGCATTCTGcaaaataattcatgagctagtgTTTTCCAGGCCCACAATGGAGCTTTAGAGCCCACTTATGGAACCAAAAGTTGCTGATTTTACGTGA
Above is a genomic segment from Lycium barbarum isolate Lr01 chromosome 12, ASM1917538v2, whole genome shotgun sequence containing:
- the LOC132625120 gene encoding glucan endo-1,3-beta-glucosidase 1; this translates as MANTKKFPPFFFFVLFCCIFSTSSSKFLPEIKVQQDKDEPYVGVNIGTDVSNLLSPADLVAFLQLQKITHIRLYDADPDILKALAKTKIRVIISVPNNQIIAIGSSNTTAAAWIGRNVAAYYPQTLITAIAVGDEILTTVPTSSPLLMPAIESLYSALVAANLHTQIKISTPNAASIILDPFPPSQAFFNQSMSSVISKLLQFLSRTQSPLMMNLYPYYVFMQNKGVVPIDNSLFKPLTPSKEMVDPNTLLHYTNVFDAMIDSVYFSMKNLNVTDVAVLVTESGWPSKGDSKEPYATIDNADTYNSNLIKHTIDRSGTPLHPEITSSVYIYELFNEDLRSPPVSEAHWGLFHGNSTPVYLLHVSGSGTFLANDTTNQTYCIAMDGIDKKTLQAALDWACGPGRANCSEIQPGESCYLPNDVKNHASYAFDSYYQKEGSSPPSCDFKGVAMITTTDPSHGSCTFPGSKKVNNKTSQVENATQASGANTIRYIGAQAGTVDRNLHVLFSVALCLFYYSLIQVKLT